One region of Alosa sapidissima isolate fAloSap1 chromosome 1, fAloSap1.pri, whole genome shotgun sequence genomic DNA includes:
- the tmem187 gene encoding transmembrane protein 187, producing the protein MVRAAVCHVLIPFGLCIVLANSALFDNVLVDLSYDHYAEKRVEWLPAFLAMPFNCLVNLGYIIMGTFWLLKHIQPRDSKECYFKDVFALMAILYGPVQWIRLSSLSRTPAVLDQWFTLPIFAWVPIWAHFTQHGWSPRYVLLAESISILSYTLALFHDLGFEAALACHVSVAVFTGARIQRSHGNATSLRYLVLAVLSCSGFVVLKLCDLSLAQHWLFQNLTGHFWSKICDILQFHFSFCFLTCLNQKGQKRA; encoded by the coding sequence ATGGTGCGCGCAGCAGTTTGCCACGTCTTGATTCCATTTGGcctgtgcatcgttttagcgaACAGTGCATTATTTGACAACGTTCTGGTGGATCTGAGCTATGATCACTACGCAGAGAAAAGAGTTGAATGGCTCCCTGCTTTTCTGGCTATGCCGTTTAACTGCCTGGTCAACTTGGGGTACATAATCATGGGCACTTTTTGGCTCCTTAAACACATACAACCTCGCGACAGCAAGGAATGCTATTTCAAAGACGTGTTTGCCCTAATGGCCATTTTGTATGGACCTGTACAATGGATTCGTCTTTCGTCTTTGTCACGGACCCCGGCTGTTCTGGACCAGTGGTTTACACTACCCATTTTCGCGTGGGTTCCGATCTGGGCTCATTTTACACAGCACGGTTGGAGTCCACGATATGTGCTGCTCGCCGAGTCCATTTCCATCCTTAGCTACACACTAGCACTATTTCACGACCTAGGATTTGAGGCTGCTTTGGCGTGTCATGTCTCTGTTGCTGTATTTACAGGCGCCAGGATTCAAAGAAGTCACGGAAACGCAACTTCATTGCGCTACCTAGTGCTTGCAGTACTGTCATGCAGCGGGTTCGTCGTGTTGAAACTTTGCGATCTTAGTCTGGCACAGCACTGGTTGTTTCAAAATCTTACCGGACACTTTTGGTCAAAAATATGTGACATTCTTCAATTCCATTTTAGCTTCTGTTTTCTTACCTGCCTCAATCAAAAAGGACAGAAAAGGGCATAG
- the si:dkey-9i23.8 gene encoding type-1 angiotensin II receptor A has protein sequence MNTTNTTALLEEPRPWSRTEKSLLVAVLSVEMVLGILGNSLVLIVKIVCKYHFQCIYWLPLVSLTLSDLSCSVLIISSSLLATLTGGQRSPWCEVVSLFKFTFMTSSIGSIAILCVQRFMGIRSTGSCWSVVMVLACFTSWLFGVVFGIVPVIYGWIKYDSAEMVCAVFWESVYSDMLVYILCAFSICVFPPFLLMLICSLLSAAGYGEKGNNRDDLSSVAPLLVVFYLLCYTPFAVSELILLGRLDMSPSPEWLRTVSSVLAYMDCGLNPILYCINQDFRQALLALLWTSRRLRLSEPELTRITKLDM, from the exons A tGAATACAACAAACACTACTGCACTACTGGAGGAGCCCAGGCCATGGTCCAGGACAGAGAAATCCCTGCTGGTGGCTGTGCTCAGTGTTGAGATGGTGCTAGGTATTCTTGGAAACAGTTTGGTTCTCATTGTCAAAATTGTG TGTAAATATCATTTCCAGTGCATCTACTGGCTTCCCCTGGtcagtctcactctctctgaccTCAGCTGCTCTGTTTTGATCATCTCTAGCTCGTTGCTGGCCACTCTCACGGGGGGCCAGAGGTCTCCATGGTGTGAGGTGGTCAGTTTGTTCAAGTTCACCTTCATGACTTCATCCATTGGAAGTATCG CCATCCTCTGTGTCCAAAGGTTCATGGGCATACGCTCAACAGGAAGTTGTTGGTCTGTCGTCATGGTACTAGCATGTTTCACCTCTTGGCTGTTTGGTGTGGTGTTCGGGATTGTGCCAGTAATATATGGCTGGATTAA GTATGATTCTGCTGAGATGGTGTGTGCAGTCTTTTGGGAGAGCGTTTACTCTGACATGCTTGTCTACATCCTCTGTGCATTCTCTATCTGCGTCTTCCCCCCCTTTCTGCTGATGTTGATATGCTCTCTCCTGTCTGCAGCTGGTTATGGGGAAAAAGGCAACAA CCGTGATGATCTCTCTTCTGTGGCACCTCTACTGGTTGTTTTTTACCTGCTATGCTACACTCCATTTGCTGTCTCCGAG TTGATACTGCTTGGAAGATTGGACATGTCCCCCTCACCTGAATGGCTGCGGACGGTATCATCTGTGCTGGCTTACATGGATTGTGGTTTGAATCCCATTCTTTACTGTATCAATCAAGACTTTCGGCAGGCGCTGCTTGCTCTGCTGTGGACTAGTCGGAGGTTGAGACTGTCTGAGCCTGAGCTGACAAGAATTACCAAACTAGACATGTGA
- the p2rx3b gene encoding P2X purinoceptor 3b, protein MIGSCVKDFFTYETTKSVVVKSWTIGIINRVVQLLIITYFIGWVFMHEKAYQTRDSAIESSVMTKVKGFGMYNNHIMDVADYVTPTQGASVFCLITKLITTENQVQGQCPQFMSPKERKYICSNDEMCQNVRSPSNGVLTGKCVPFNGKNKSCEIKGWCPAENDEVKMTPMMEVENFTIFIKNSIRFPLFNFTKGNILLNITDKYIKSCNFDPVHQRYCPIFKVGDVLRFAQQNLSILADKGGVIGIKIGWVCDLDKSEDECNPTYSFTRLDAVSQQNNVSPGYNFRFAKYYKTENGTEHRTLYKAYAIRFDVIVNGNAGKFDMIPTLINMVAAFTSVGVGTVLCDIILLNFLKGADQYKAKKFEEITEAEVERSASIDGMYRTREQSQLTIRLDEKDSNDSGDFSLGRFA, encoded by the exons ATGATAGGGAGCTGTGTCAAAGACTTCTTCACCTACGAGACCACCAAGTCTGTGGTGGTCAAGAGCTGGACTATTGGCATCATCAACCGTGTCGTCCAGCTCCTCATCATCACCTATTTCATCGG TTGGGTGTTTATGCATGAGAAGGCTTACCAAACAAGAGACTCAGCCATTGAGTCATCTGTCATGACCAAGGTGAAGGGCTTTGGCATGTACAATAACCACATTATGGATGTTGCAGACTATGTCACCCCAACTCAG GGGGCCTCTGTATTCTGTCTCATCACCAAGCTCATAACCACAGAGAACCAGGTGCAGGGCCAGTGCCCACAG TTTATGTCCCCCAAAGAACGAAAATATATCTGCAGCAATGATGAAATGTGCCAAAATGTAAGGTCGCCCAGTAATG GTGTGTTGACCGGCAAGTGTGTGCCCTTCAATGGAAAGAACAAATCCTGTGAGATCAAAGGCTGGTGTCCTGCTGAGAATGATGAGGTCAAAAT GACACCCATGATGGAGGTGGAAAATTTTACAATCTTCATCAAGAACAGCATTCGCTTTCCCCTTTTCAACTTTACCAA GGGTAATATCTTGCTCAACATTACCGACAAGTACATTAAATCGTGTAATTTTGATCCAGTTCACCAGAGATACTGTCCCATATTCAAAGTGGGTGATGTGCTTCGATTTGCCCAACAGAACCTCTCCATTCTGGCCGACAAA gGAGGGGTGATTGGAATAAAGATTGGCTGGGTCTGTGACTTGGACAAGTCTGAAGATGAATGCAACCCTACATACTCCTTCACCCGTCTAGATGCTGTGTCACAACAGAATAATGTGTCTCCCGGATACAATTTCAG GTTTGCCAAGTACTACAAGACGGAGAATGGAACAGAGCACCGCACTTTATATAAAGCCTATGCCATTCGATTTGATGTGATAGTTAATGGAAAT GCAGGGAAGTTCGACATGATCCCTACTCTTATTAACATGGTTGCAGCCTTCACGTCTGTGGGTGTG GGAACTGTACTCTGTGACATCATTCTCCTAAACTTCCTGAAGGGAGCTGACCAATACAAGGCCAAAAAATTTGAAGAG ATTACAGAGGCTGAAGTTGAGAGGTCTGCCTCCATAGATGGCATGTATCGGACCAGAGAGCAAAGTCAGTTGACCATCAGGCTGGATGAAAAGGACTCAAATGACTCTGGGGATTTTTCCTTGGGGCGGTTTGCTTAA
- the si:dkey-9i23.6 gene encoding uncharacterized protein si:dkey-9i23.6 isoform X1, with protein sequence MDTHKSEVDSIEDSATASKGSLLQSMLQRLRKDEPSRSLGLRSPGGCLAEESTGGDNDLQESSRKFNTHLSAKKQGNVKYSPNAIPKWERRQLFLHPYALGMLGSSKQESENEDHQLGEREEQLHGWKSKPSFQTSLTVSETQERKSSFEIPIMSDNEDSSHNQDTQLSNISPQIKKSSGTVESVLGNAHSQDVMTEYNAISRENTDSEAYEDVLPLSSMVESLTQNIDKTLPDPPSVHTHNTLISNPLCYRVRKVKLSMDTPTKTKSSLITSTQTCTRSGDQLPNTLINEDQSLDLRMDCEDMHNSYSTDTAQDPSLKRDATGSTGSNTSLGKVSDKGRNTADRKTNITEKLKEKWREKGERKQGSGSGQDKESLYLEPDPLLVEEAMVSPTSFYEEQGLSENKTCLQRSFTLCDFKLDLGSMNLMDEMFTGDEWSKYLPVQECPSQEEDIDQSQTSSVHTCDDNEMSVTDNLDHHGLRSKSDSGSAHSCENIDKKGIIIEGDQHDPGVESNIYIYAIPTEKTDKPPENKTNPSSNQEESEDNYDYVEYMFPMPPYWKNSKPLPSLDFSVIRSQELLDNSMLKTRISLGKKRKHRPPGKKKKEKPSSTFYNIPSSVLQPPQQLPSSHSPSPQPTVFPSSVFYTHPSLTDSQESTSSQTLGSVAEKNEISHKSDATQHDRLLQPLLSKMPPQTVCYI encoded by the exons ATGGACACCCATAAATCAGAG GTTGATAGCATAGAGGATTCAGCCACAGCGTCAAAAGGCTCTTTACTCCAGTCGATGCTTCAAAGACTGAGGAAAGATGAACCTTCCCGGAGTCTTGGTCTTAGATCCCCAGGGGGTTGCCTGGCAGAGGAAAGTACTGGGGGTGATAATGATCTGCAGGAATCAAGCAGGAAGTTCAACACTCATTTATCAGCTAAAAAACAGGGGAATGTCAAATATTCACCAAATGCAATTCCCAAATGGGAACGCAGACAGTTGTTTCTCCATCCCTATGCGCTGGGCATGTTGGGAAGCTCCAAGCAGGAGAGTGAAAATGAAGACCACCAACTaggtgagagagaagagcagcTGCATGGTTGGAAGAGCAAGCCAAGCTTTCAAACATCACTTACTGTGTCAGAGACACAAGAAAGGAAGTCTTCCTTCGAAATTCCGATCATGTCAGATAATGAGGATTCATCACACAATCAAGACACTCAACTTTCTAACATTTCACCGCAAATAAAGAAAAGTTCTGGAACTGTAGAGTCAGTCTTAGGAAATGCCCATTCACAGGACGTAATGACGGAGTACAATGCAATCTCCAGAGAGAACACAGACAGTGAAGCATATGAGGACGTGCTTCCTCTATCCAGCATGGTGGAGTCTCTCACTCAGAACATTGACAAGACACTGCCTGACCCACCTTCTGTGCATACTCACAACACACTTATCTCAAATCCATTATGCTACAGGGTAAGGAAAGTAAAACTGTCTATGGATACTCCAACCAAGACAAAAAGTAGTTTGATAACatcaacacaaacatgtacaaggAGTGGTGACCAACTACCAAATACTCTCATAAATGAGGATCAGAGTTTGGATCTAAGAATGGACTGTGAAGACATGCACAATAGCTACAGTACCGATACTGCCCAGGACCCCTCATTAAAAAGGGATGCAACTGGATCAACAGGGTCAAACACCTCCCTGGGGAAGGTGTCAGACAAGGGAAGGAACACTGCTGATAGGAAGACAAATATTACTGAGAAACTGAAGGAaaagtggagagagaaaggtgaaAGGAAGCAAGGGAGTGGAAGTGGGCAAGACAAGGAG TCTCTCTATTTGGAACCGGATCCTCTGCTTGTGGAAGAGGCCATGGTCAGTCCTACCAGCTTTTATGAGGAACAAGGACTCAGTGAGAATAAAACATGTTTACAAAG GAGCTTTACGCTTTGTGATTTTAAGCTGGATCTAGGTTCCATGAACTTGATGGACGAAATGTTTACAGGAGATGAGTGGTCAAAATACCTACCAGTCCAAGAGTGCCCATCCCAGGAAGAGGACATTGACCAATCACAGACTAGCAGTGTTCATACTTGTGATGACAATGAAATGTCGGTGACTGACAACCTAGATCATCATGGCTTAAGGTCAAAGAGTGATTCTGGAAGTGCCCATTCTTGTGAGAATATTGACAAAAAGGGAATTATAATAGAAGGAGACCAACATGATCCAGGAGTGGAatccaatatatatatttatgccATACCAACAGAGAAAACGGACAAACCACCAGAAAATAAGACCAATCCCAGCAGTAATCAAGAGGAATCAGAAGACAATTATGACTATGTGGAATACATGTTTCCCATGCCCCCATACTGGAAGAACTCTAAACCTCTCCCTTCCCTGGACTTCTCTGTCATAAGG TCACAAGAACTACTGGACAATAGTATGCTGAAGACTCGAATCAGCttgggaaaaaagagaaaacatcgGCCACCgggcaaaaaaaagaaag AGAAACCGAGTTCTACGTTCTACAACATCCCTTCCTCTGTGCTCCAACCACCCCAGCAGCTGCCTTCTtcccactccccctcccctcaaCCCACCGTCTTCCCCAGCTCAGTGTTCTACACCCACCCCTCATTAACTGACAGCCAAGAGAGCACGTCATCGCAAACACTGGGATCTGTGGCTGAGAAG AATGAAATTTCACACAAATCTGATGCCACTCAACACGACCGCCTCCTTCAACCTCTCCTCTCCAAAATGCCTCCTCAAACTGTATGTTACATCTAA
- the si:dkey-9i23.6 gene encoding uncharacterized protein si:dkey-9i23.6 isoform X2, producing MDTHKSEVDSIEDSATASKGSLLQSMLQRLRKDEPSRSLGLRSPGGCLAEESTGGDNDLQESSRKFNTHLSAKKQGNVKYSPNAIPKWERRQLFLHPYALGMLGSSKQESENEDHQLGEREEQLHGWKSKPSFQTSLTVSETQERKSSFEIPIMSDNEDSSHNQDTQLSNISPQIKKSSGTVESVLGNAHSQDVMTEYNAISRENTDSEAYEDVLPLSSMVESLTQNIDKTLPDPPSVHTHNTLISNPLCYRVRKVKLSMDTPTKTKSSLITSTQTCTRSGDQLPNTLINEDQSLDLRMDCEDMHNSYSTDTAQDPSLKRDATGSTGSNTSLGKVSDKGRNTADRKTNITEKLKEKWREKGERKQGSGSGQDKESLYLEPDPLLVEEAMVSPTSFYEEQGLSENKTCLQRSFTLCDFKLDLGSMNLMDEMFTGDEWSKYLPVQECPSQEEDIDQSQTSSVHTCDDNEMSVTDNLDHHGLRSKSDSGSAHSCENIDKKGIIIEGDQHDPGVESNIYIYAIPTEKTDKPPENKTNPSSNQEESEDNYDYVEYMFPMPPYWKNSKPLPSLDFSVIRSQELLDNSMLKTRISLGKKRKHRPPGKKKKEKPSSTFYNIPSSVLQPPQQLPSSHSPSPQPTVFPSSVFYTHPSLTDSQESTSSQTLGSVAEKTKPKWKGFFPKTKGKSKH from the exons ATGGACACCCATAAATCAGAG GTTGATAGCATAGAGGATTCAGCCACAGCGTCAAAAGGCTCTTTACTCCAGTCGATGCTTCAAAGACTGAGGAAAGATGAACCTTCCCGGAGTCTTGGTCTTAGATCCCCAGGGGGTTGCCTGGCAGAGGAAAGTACTGGGGGTGATAATGATCTGCAGGAATCAAGCAGGAAGTTCAACACTCATTTATCAGCTAAAAAACAGGGGAATGTCAAATATTCACCAAATGCAATTCCCAAATGGGAACGCAGACAGTTGTTTCTCCATCCCTATGCGCTGGGCATGTTGGGAAGCTCCAAGCAGGAGAGTGAAAATGAAGACCACCAACTaggtgagagagaagagcagcTGCATGGTTGGAAGAGCAAGCCAAGCTTTCAAACATCACTTACTGTGTCAGAGACACAAGAAAGGAAGTCTTCCTTCGAAATTCCGATCATGTCAGATAATGAGGATTCATCACACAATCAAGACACTCAACTTTCTAACATTTCACCGCAAATAAAGAAAAGTTCTGGAACTGTAGAGTCAGTCTTAGGAAATGCCCATTCACAGGACGTAATGACGGAGTACAATGCAATCTCCAGAGAGAACACAGACAGTGAAGCATATGAGGACGTGCTTCCTCTATCCAGCATGGTGGAGTCTCTCACTCAGAACATTGACAAGACACTGCCTGACCCACCTTCTGTGCATACTCACAACACACTTATCTCAAATCCATTATGCTACAGGGTAAGGAAAGTAAAACTGTCTATGGATACTCCAACCAAGACAAAAAGTAGTTTGATAACatcaacacaaacatgtacaaggAGTGGTGACCAACTACCAAATACTCTCATAAATGAGGATCAGAGTTTGGATCTAAGAATGGACTGTGAAGACATGCACAATAGCTACAGTACCGATACTGCCCAGGACCCCTCATTAAAAAGGGATGCAACTGGATCAACAGGGTCAAACACCTCCCTGGGGAAGGTGTCAGACAAGGGAAGGAACACTGCTGATAGGAAGACAAATATTACTGAGAAACTGAAGGAaaagtggagagagaaaggtgaaAGGAAGCAAGGGAGTGGAAGTGGGCAAGACAAGGAG TCTCTCTATTTGGAACCGGATCCTCTGCTTGTGGAAGAGGCCATGGTCAGTCCTACCAGCTTTTATGAGGAACAAGGACTCAGTGAGAATAAAACATGTTTACAAAG GAGCTTTACGCTTTGTGATTTTAAGCTGGATCTAGGTTCCATGAACTTGATGGACGAAATGTTTACAGGAGATGAGTGGTCAAAATACCTACCAGTCCAAGAGTGCCCATCCCAGGAAGAGGACATTGACCAATCACAGACTAGCAGTGTTCATACTTGTGATGACAATGAAATGTCGGTGACTGACAACCTAGATCATCATGGCTTAAGGTCAAAGAGTGATTCTGGAAGTGCCCATTCTTGTGAGAATATTGACAAAAAGGGAATTATAATAGAAGGAGACCAACATGATCCAGGAGTGGAatccaatatatatatttatgccATACCAACAGAGAAAACGGACAAACCACCAGAAAATAAGACCAATCCCAGCAGTAATCAAGAGGAATCAGAAGACAATTATGACTATGTGGAATACATGTTTCCCATGCCCCCATACTGGAAGAACTCTAAACCTCTCCCTTCCCTGGACTTCTCTGTCATAAGG TCACAAGAACTACTGGACAATAGTATGCTGAAGACTCGAATCAGCttgggaaaaaagagaaaacatcgGCCACCgggcaaaaaaaagaaag AGAAACCGAGTTCTACGTTCTACAACATCCCTTCCTCTGTGCTCCAACCACCCCAGCAGCTGCCTTCTtcccactccccctcccctcaaCCCACCGTCTTCCCCAGCTCAGTGTTCTACACCCACCCCTCATTAACTGACAGCCAAGAGAGCACGTCATCGCAAACACTGGGATCTGTGGCTGAGAAG ACAAAGCCCAAATGGAAGGGCTTCTTTCCTAAGACAAAGGGAAAGTCAAAGCATTGA